Proteins from one Phocoena phocoena chromosome 7, mPhoPho1.1, whole genome shotgun sequence genomic window:
- the DCAF17 gene encoding DDB1- and CUL4-associated factor 17, whose translation MGPSQKPNVCRRLSRRALGFFSRDAGVVQRTNLGILRALVCQESTKFKNVWTTHSKSPIAYERGRIYFDNYRCCVSSVASEPRKLYEMPKCSKSEKIEDALLWECPVGEMLPNTSDYKSSLIALTAHNWLLRISATTGKVLEKIYLASYCKFRYLSWDTPQEVIAVKSAQSKGSALAQQAGIQQPVLLYLAVFHVLPFSLIGILEINKKIFGSVTDATLSHGILIVMYSSGLVRLYSFQAITEQFMQQKLDLGCACRWGGTTGTVGEAPFGIPCNIKITDTPPLLFEVSSLENAFQIGGHPWHYIITPNKKKQKGVFHICALKDNSLAKNGVQEMECCSLESDWIYFHPDASGRIIHVGPNQVKVLKLSEVENNSAQHQISEDFVILANREKNKNENLPTVTASGRVVKKSFNLLDDDPEQETFKIVDYEDELDLLSVVAVTQIDAEGKAHLDFHCNEYGTLLKSIPLVESWDVTYSHEVYFDRDLVLHIEQKPSRVFSCYVYQMVCDPGEEEETTNRSCKKDCNNLKF comes from the exons ATGGGCCCAAGCCAGAAGCCCAACGTGTGCCGCAGGCTGAGTCGCCGGGCGCTGGGCTTCTTCTCTCGGGACGCGGGCGTGGTGCAGAGGACGAACCTGGGTATCCTGCGGGCGCTGGTGTGCCAG GAAAGTACTAAGTTTAAGAATGTTTGGACAACTCATTCCAAGTCACCTATAGCCTATGAGAGAGGAAGAATATATTTTGACAACTATCGGTGCTGTGTCAGCAG cgtTGCATCAGAGCCAAGAAAACTTTATGAAATGCCAAAAtgttccaaatcagaaaaaatagaggATGCTTTATTATGGGAATGCCCAGTG ggagaaatgCTTCCCAATACATCAGATTATAAATCCTCACTCATAGCACTGACTGCTCATAATTGGCTACTTCGTATATCAGCAACTACAGGAAAAGTCCTTGAGAAAATATATCTTGCTTCATATTGCAAATTCAG atacttgAGCTGGGACACTCCTCAAGAAGTCATTGCAGTCAAGTCAGCTCAGAGCAAAGGCTCAGCATTGGCCCAGCAG GCAGGCATTCAACAACCTGTTTTGCTGTACCTTGCAGTGTTCCATGTGCTACCTTTTTCACTCATAGGGATTTTGGAGATCAAcaaaaag ATTTTCGGGAGCGTAACAGATGCCACCTTGTCTCATGGAATACTGATTGTGATGTACAGCTCGGGACTGGTCAGACTTTATAGCTTCCAAGCCATCACTGAACAG ttcatgCAACAGAAACTTGACTTAGGGTGTGCATGCAGATGGGGTGGGACTACTGGAACTGTAGGAGAGGCTCCTTTTGGCATTCCTTGTAATATTAAAATCACAG ATACACCACCACTGCTCTTTGAGGTGTCCTCCCTGGAGAATGCTTTTCAGATTGGAGGCCATCCTTGGCACTACATCATCACACctaataagaagaaacaaaaaggagtTTTCCATATTTGTGCCCTAAAGGACAATTCCTTG GCAAAAAACGGGGTCCAAGAAATGGAGTGTTGTTCTCTAGAATCTGACTGGATCTATTTCCATCCTGATGCTTCTGGTAGAATAATACATGTTGGCCCAAATCAGGTCAA AGTTTTAAAGCTAAgtgaagtagaaaataatagTGCCCAGCATCAGATCTCTGAAGATTTTGTCATTTTGGCCAACAGGGAGAAGAACAAA AATGAAAACTTACCCACTGTTACAGCTTCTGGACGGGTGGTAAAAAAAAGCTTTAACCTTCTGGATGATGACCCAGAACAAGAG ACTTTCAAAATTGTGGACTATGAAGATGAGTTAGATTTGCTTTCTGTGGTAGCTGTTACTCAAATAGATGCTGAAGGGAAAGCTCACCTGGATTTCCACTGTAATGAATATGGAACTTTACTTAAAAGCATTCCACTCGTGGAGTCATGGGATGTG ACATATAGCCACGAAGTTTACTTTGACAGAGACTTGGTACTACACATAGAACAGAAACCCAGCAGGGTCTTCAGCTGCTATGTTTACCAGATGGTATGTGACcctggggaagaagaagaaaccaCAAACAGAAGTTGTAAAAAGGAttgcaataatttaaaattttga